The sequence below is a genomic window from Nostoc flagelliforme CCNUN1.
AGAACAATTGGTTGAGCAGCTACTGAATAATCACGTCCAAAGTCAGCACCTGAGTCAAACCCAAAACGACGTAAGTCAGATGGTGTAGGTGTTGGTGACGCACTAGCTGGAGCGAAAGGCTGATCTACATTATTTACCCGAATAACAGGACCAGGTGTTGAACTAGAGCCACGCGCTTCGTTAACGGTACTTGCCCTTCCGGTAATGGGGTTAGTTCCCAAACCTTCTAGGTCTGCGTTATTAATATCCGCAGCATTGATTTCGCCTACTTTTAGGGGAGTAGTACCAAGGGGGCTTATGGGGAAGCGGTAAACTGCGAATTGTTCTCCACCTTGGCTAGGATTGATATCCTGATCTCCAATGGTATAGCCGTAAAGAACCATGAGAATTTTCTCCTTGTTGAAACCTGTTAAACTTTTGGGAATATTCCAAATATGCAGCATTCCAAATGTGCAAATTGCTATCTAACTATGTTGGGGGTACAAATCTCAAAACTACATCTAGTTACATTTAAAGACATTTTTTAGAAACTCATTATTTCCAAGTCGGATTAAATGAACAGAGAATTAAGCCTCTTTGATTTGCCCATTAAAAGTCAGATTTTAAGGTTAATAACTGTATTTGGAGTTATCTTAATAAGAAGATATTTTACTAATATTAAGAAATATTTTTCTAATGGTTAAGTTTTAATAATTTTAGGTTAAGGCTTAGTATTTACTGAGTTTTTTTTTACTCACTGATATGCCTCTTGTATCGTTTCAATAAAGGAAGCATAACTCGACTATTTTAATAACTATTAAACGATTTAATTTTTGCAGGCGATCGCTATTGGCCTGTTCACTTCAAAGTAGCTTGCAGGCGATCGCTATTGTTCTGTTCACTTCAAAGCACCTTGGAGGTGATCGCCATTGTTCTGTTCACTTCAAAGTAGCTTGCAGGCGATCGCTATTAGTCTGTTCACTTTAAAGTAGCTTGCAGGCGATCGCCATTGTTCTGTTCACTTCAAAGCACCTTGGAGCCGATCGCTATTGGCCTGTTCACTTCAAAGTAGCTTGCAGGCGATCGCTATTGTTCTGTTCACTTCAAAGTAGCTTGCAGGCGATCGCCATTGTTCTGTTCACTTCAAAGTTCCTTTAATAAAAAGAATTAAAAAAGGGTTAGAGAATAGAATAAATTTAAAAACAAAATCCAGTTAGTCTCTACAAAAATTACAGGTAATTTGGCAAATAAAACTTTTTTTATCTTTAGCTCCATTCTTCAACTCTTGTAAAAGTAGTATTTACAAGAGTTGAAGAATGAGTATTCTAACGAATGTTATTCATTAACAATCGTAAAGCCTTCATAATTAATGGTGTTAGGCTCCGGAGCCAAAGCATTTGGTAAATTAACGTTACCAAGTAAGGTGGCGGTTGCAAAGCCAGCACCATTAGTACCAGTAGCACTACCTAAACCTAGACCTGATGCAGCAAGTTCATCTTGGTAGCCTGTGATTTCATAGACAGCGCCAGTTTCCAGCAAAGCCAACAATCTTTGAGATCCGCTGTTAGTAAATGCCAGCCCAGAATCTTCCCTGACATTCAAATTTTCCCCTGAAGGAGTTCTCAAAGTAATCGGCGCAGATAGCTCACCAGTGAGCAAATCTACTTTGTAAAGGTTGTTCTTAGTGTTGTCGGACGCAATTTCATCTCTGTTATCGAAATCGCTAGCAAGAGCGCGAGTATTACCAGGATTAAGATTATCGATAGCTAATCCATCAGCATATTTTCCAGGGTTGGTAGGTTGAGTTCCTTGTGTTTGTGCAGCAGTAGTAGCTGAACCAAAGGTGTCTACAAGGCTAATAGTTCCAGGGGTAGCTGTAGTAACTCTATAAAGAGAGCTTCCTACTGGCCCATTTGCGGGATTCGGATTCCCTGAAATGTTGTATAGAGCAGTTGGTGTACCACCAAAGTCAGCACCTGACTCAAATCCAAAACGCACTAGGTTAGATGGTGTAGGAGTTGGTGAGACCTGGGCTGGAGCAAAAGGCTGATCTACATTATTAACGACAATAACAGGACCTGGAGCATTTGGAAGAGCAGTAGCCCGTGCTTCGTTAACCGCACTTACCCTATTGGTAGCGGGGTTAGTTCCCAAACCTTCTAGATCTGCGTTAGTAACAGTACCTGCAACATTAACTGTACCTACTAGTGTGGGAGCAATAGAAGAACTTGTAGGTGCAGAAGGGATCAAAAAGCGGTAAACGGGAAGTTGATCTCCACTAGTGTTAGGGTTACTATCTTCTCCAATGGTATAGCCGTAAAGAACCATGATAACTTTCTCCTTATTGAAACTGTTAAACTTTTGGGAACATTCCAAAT
It includes:
- a CDS encoding water stress protein WSP1; this encodes MVLYGYTIGEDSNPNTSGDQLPVYRFLIPSAPTSSSIAPTLVGTVNVAGTVTNADLEGLGTNPATNRVSAVNEARATALPNAPGPVIVVNNVDQPFAPAQVSPTPTPSNLVRFGFESGADFGGTPTALYNISGNPNPANGPVGSSLYRVTTATPGTISLVDTFGSATTAAQTQGTQPTNPGKYADGLAIDNLNPGNTRALASDFDNRDEIASDNTKNNLYKVDLLTGELSAPITLRTPSGENLNVREDSGLAFTNSGSQRLLALLETGAVYEITGYQDELAASGLGLGSATGTNGAGFATATLLGNVNLPNALAPEPNTINYEGFTIVNE